A single genomic interval of Gopherus evgoodei ecotype Sinaloan lineage chromosome 11, rGopEvg1_v1.p, whole genome shotgun sequence harbors:
- the CDCA7 gene encoding cell division cycle-associated protein 7 isoform X1, whose product MTSRYKNRLRPAAGSMDPFGMRQADLSGKKNFIAFRNMKLIPMETSSSDDSCDSFGSDNFANTKRKFRSDITEELAKIFCEDSDDDSFCGFSESEIQNVLKLEPDSKEDDLCAKEKLQYRRCETRSIPLKVAMKFPTRRSKRGKSEIASPPEIQPSALDSDSEEKGPKFLEKRALNIKENKAMLAKLMAELKNVPGIFTGGRSLSTTSPRPKRAPRSSFPQNALRRNPDRISRPHTRSRSLIDGPPTPLQEEEEDDRYSLVRRRKLSDEYSEREIRTPRRSRPGAMALPHIVRPVEEITEEELDNICETARDKVYNQVMGSTCHQCRQKTIDTKTNCRNPDCVGVRGQFCGPCLRNRYGEDVRTALLDPNWRCPPCRGICNCSFCRQRDGRCATGVLVYLAKYHGYNNVHAYLNSLKRELEMED is encoded by the exons ATGACTAGCCGTTACAAGAACCGCTTGCGTCCTGCAGCTGGTAGCATGGATCCCTTCGGCATGCGA CAAGCAGACCTTTCAGGAAAGAAGAACTTCATAGCATTCCGAAATATGAAATTGATCCCCATGGAAACGTCATCATCTGATGACAGTTGTGACAGTTTTGGTTCTGATAATTTTGCAAACACC AAACGAAAGTTTAGGTCAGATATTACAGAAGAACTGGCTAAAATTTTTTGTGAGGACTCGGACGATGATTCGTTCTGTGGTTTTTCAGAAAGTGAGATTCAAAATGTATTG AAATTGGAGCCAGACTCTAAGGAAGATGATTTATGTGCTAAGGAGAAGTTGCAATACAGGAGATGTGAGACTCGCTCGATTCCTCTGAAAGTGGCTATGAAGTTTCCAACTCGAAGGTCTAAAAGGGGGAAGAGCGAAATAGCATCACCCCCTGAAATACAACCATCTGCTCTGGATTCTGACTCTGAAGAAAAAGGCCCCAAATTCTTAGAGAAAAGAGCTTTaaatataaaggaaaacaaagcaaTG cTTGCAAAACTAATGGCTGAATTAAAAAATGTCCCTGGTATTTTCACTGGCGGAAGATCATTGTCAACTACCAGCCCA CGACCAAAACGGGCTCCAAGAAGCTCGTTTCCCCAAAATGCTTTAAGGAGGAACCCAGACCGAATTTCTCGGCCTCACACAAGATCCAGGTCCCTGATTGATGGGCCACCTACTCCTTtacaagaggaggaagaagatgaCAGGTACAGCTTAGTGAGGAGAAGAAAGCTATCTGATGAATACTCAGAG CGAGAGATTCGAACTCCCAGGAGAAGTCGCCCTGGTGCTATGGCTCTTCCTCACATAGTGCGTCCAGTGGAAGAAATAACAGAGGAAGAGTTGGATAATATTTGTGAAACTGCCCGAGATAAAGTATATAACCAGGTGATG GGATCCACTTGTCATCAGTGTCGCCAAAAAACTATAGACACAAAAACAAACTGTCGTAACCCAGACTGTGTAGGTGTGCGAGGTCAGTTCTGTGGACCTTGTCTTCGCAATCGATATGGGGAAGACGTCAGGACTGCATTGCTGGATCCA AACTGGCGCTGCCCACCTTGTCGCGGAATCTGCAACTGTAGCTTCTGCAGACAGCGGGATGGTCGGTGTGCTACTGGTGTGCTGGTTTATTTGGCCAAGTATCATGGCTATAACAATGTTCATGCTTACTTAAACAG TCTGAAACGTGAACTTGAAATGGAAGATTGA
- the CDCA7 gene encoding cell division cycle-associated protein 7 isoform X2, translating to MTSRYKNRLRPAAGSMDPFGMRQADLSGKKNFIAFRNMKLIPMETSSSDDSCDSFGSDNFANTKLEPDSKEDDLCAKEKLQYRRCETRSIPLKVAMKFPTRRSKRGKSEIASPPEIQPSALDSDSEEKGPKFLEKRALNIKENKAMLAKLMAELKNVPGIFTGGRSLSTTSPRPKRAPRSSFPQNALRRNPDRISRPHTRSRSLIDGPPTPLQEEEEDDRYSLVRRRKLSDEYSEREIRTPRRSRPGAMALPHIVRPVEEITEEELDNICETARDKVYNQVMGSTCHQCRQKTIDTKTNCRNPDCVGVRGQFCGPCLRNRYGEDVRTALLDPNWRCPPCRGICNCSFCRQRDGRCATGVLVYLAKYHGYNNVHAYLNSLKRELEMED from the exons ATGACTAGCCGTTACAAGAACCGCTTGCGTCCTGCAGCTGGTAGCATGGATCCCTTCGGCATGCGA CAAGCAGACCTTTCAGGAAAGAAGAACTTCATAGCATTCCGAAATATGAAATTGATCCCCATGGAAACGTCATCATCTGATGACAGTTGTGACAGTTTTGGTTCTGATAATTTTGCAAACACC AAATTGGAGCCAGACTCTAAGGAAGATGATTTATGTGCTAAGGAGAAGTTGCAATACAGGAGATGTGAGACTCGCTCGATTCCTCTGAAAGTGGCTATGAAGTTTCCAACTCGAAGGTCTAAAAGGGGGAAGAGCGAAATAGCATCACCCCCTGAAATACAACCATCTGCTCTGGATTCTGACTCTGAAGAAAAAGGCCCCAAATTCTTAGAGAAAAGAGCTTTaaatataaaggaaaacaaagcaaTG cTTGCAAAACTAATGGCTGAATTAAAAAATGTCCCTGGTATTTTCACTGGCGGAAGATCATTGTCAACTACCAGCCCA CGACCAAAACGGGCTCCAAGAAGCTCGTTTCCCCAAAATGCTTTAAGGAGGAACCCAGACCGAATTTCTCGGCCTCACACAAGATCCAGGTCCCTGATTGATGGGCCACCTACTCCTTtacaagaggaggaagaagatgaCAGGTACAGCTTAGTGAGGAGAAGAAAGCTATCTGATGAATACTCAGAG CGAGAGATTCGAACTCCCAGGAGAAGTCGCCCTGGTGCTATGGCTCTTCCTCACATAGTGCGTCCAGTGGAAGAAATAACAGAGGAAGAGTTGGATAATATTTGTGAAACTGCCCGAGATAAAGTATATAACCAGGTGATG GGATCCACTTGTCATCAGTGTCGCCAAAAAACTATAGACACAAAAACAAACTGTCGTAACCCAGACTGTGTAGGTGTGCGAGGTCAGTTCTGTGGACCTTGTCTTCGCAATCGATATGGGGAAGACGTCAGGACTGCATTGCTGGATCCA AACTGGCGCTGCCCACCTTGTCGCGGAATCTGCAACTGTAGCTTCTGCAGACAGCGGGATGGTCGGTGTGCTACTGGTGTGCTGGTTTATTTGGCCAAGTATCATGGCTATAACAATGTTCATGCTTACTTAAACAG TCTGAAACGTGAACTTGAAATGGAAGATTGA